GTGTCATACCCGTCCGGGAGCGCACGCACGAAGCGGTCCACGAATGTGGCCTTCGCCGCCGCCATGATCTGGTCCTCGGTGGCGTCGAGGTTTCCGTAGCGGATGTTCTCGTAGATCGTGCCTCCGAAGAGCCACGCGTCCTGGAGGACCATGCCGATCTTGGAACGGAGTTCCGCCCGGCTGAGGTGCGTGATGTCCACCCCGTCCAGCGTGATCCGTCCGGAGTTCAGCTCGTAGAACCGCATGACCAGGTTCACCAGGGTGGTCTTGCCCGCACCGGTCGGCCCCACGATGGCCACGGTGTGGCCGGGTTCGGCGGTGAAGGAGAGGTCCTCGATGAGCGGCTTGTCCGGCGTGTAGCTGAAGCTCACGTTCTGGAACTCCACGTGGCCATCGGTCTTGGCCGGGAGGTGCTCGGTGGCCGTTTCCTCGTCCTGCTCGTCGGCGTCGAGGAACTCGAACACGCGCTCCGCGGACGCCACACCGGACTGGAGCATGTTCGCCATGCCGGCGATCTGGCCCAGGGGCTGACTGAACTCGCGGGAGTACTGGATGAACGCGGTCGCATCACCCAGCGACATCTGGCCGGCGGCGACCCGAAGGCCGCCCACGACCGCGATGCCCACATAGCTCAGATAGGAGATGAACTGCATGACCGGGAAGATCATGCCGGACACGAACTGCGCGCCGAACGCCGCCTTGTTCAGGGACTCGTTCTTCTCGTCGAAGCGTTCCAGCATGTCCTGCTCGCGGCCGAAGATCCGGACGAGGTCGTGACCGGAGAAGGACTCCTCGATCTGACCGTTCAGGTCGCCCGTGTTCTTCCACTGGGCCGCGAACAGCTTCTGGCTGCGGCTGCCGATCACACCGGCCGCGATGCCGGACAGCGGCAGAGCGATCAGGGCGATCAGCGCGAGCTGCCAGGACACCACGAACATCATGACCGCGATGCCGAGCACCGTCAGCACGGAGGACACCAGTTGGGAGAAGGCCTGCTGGAGGCCCTGCTGGACGTTGTCGACGTCGTTGGTCACGCGGGAGAGGATGTCGCCGCGCTGGCGGGTGTCGAAGTAGTTCAGCGGCAGGCGGTTGAGCTTGGCCTCCGTGTCGTCACGCAGGCGGCGGACCACCTTCATGACGATCCGGTTCAGGATGTAGCCCTGCGCCCAGAGGAACAGGTTCGCCGCGAAGTACATGAGCAGCACCGAGGCGATGAGGAAGCTCAGCTGCTGGAAGTCGATGCCCTGGCCCGGGACCAGATCCATCTTGGACACCATGTCCGCAAAGTTGTTCTGTCCCGACGCCCGCAGACCCTGGACCACCTGGTCCTTGGTCACGTCCGCCGGAAGAGGCTTGCCGATCACGCCCGCGAAGATGACGTCCATCGCCTTGCCGAGCACCTTGGGCGCGATGACATTGAGGACGACCGAGATGACCACCAGGACCACCACGAACCAGACGCCGGCGGCCTCCGGCTTCAGGAGGCCGAAGAGGCGCTTGGCGCTGGGCCAGAAGTTCTTGGCCTTCTTGGCCGGCACATCGCCGAACATGCCGCCGTCGGCCTCGGTGGGCTGGTACTCCTGCTCCTCGATGCCGTCGTCGTCGGGGGCCACGGCGGGGGCGTCCGCGGTGTCCTCCGCCACGGCTCCGCCCTTGCCGCGCTTGCCGCGACCTGCGAACTTGCTGTCGCCGCTCATGCTGCCTCCTCGGCACTCAGCTGGGACTCAACGATTTCCTGGTAGGTGGGACTCGTGGCCAGGAGCTCCTGGTGGGTCCCACGGTCCACGATCCGGCCATTGTCGAGGACGAGGATCTGATCCGCCTCGGTGATGGTGGAGACGCGCTGTGCCACGATGATCACCGTGGCATCGGACGTCTGCTTCTTGAGCGCGGCGCGGAGCCTGGCGTCCGTGGTCACGTCCAGAGCCGAGAACGAGTCGTCGAAGACGTAGACCTTGGGCCGGCTCACGAGGGCCCGCGCGATGCAGAGGCGCTGGCGCTGGCCACCCGAGACGTTGGTGCCGCCCTGCGCGATCCGCGCGTCGAGCCCCTTGCTCTTGGCCCGGACGAAGTCCTCGCCCTGTGCCACCCGGAGCGCCCCCCAGAGGTCCTCGTCGTCGGCTTCGGTCCGGCCGAACCGCAGATTGTCCCCGATGGTGCCGGAGAACAGGTACGGCTTCTGCGGCACCATGCTCACGCGGCGGGTGATGTCCTGCCGGGCCAGCTCCGGAACGGGCACCCCGTCCAGGATCACTTCGCCCGACTCAGCGTCGTAGAGGCGGGACAGCAAGGAGACCAGCGTGGTCTTGCCGGAGCCGGTGGAACCGATGATGGCCAGTGTCTGGCCGGGCTCCGCCGTGAACGAGATGTTGCTGAGCACGGGCTCCTCGGCGCCGGGGTAGGCGAAGGTCACGTCGCGGAATTCGACGCGGCCGGCCAGCTCGGCCGGCTGCTTCGGGTCGCTCGGCTCCTTCATCGACGGCTCGACGTCGAGCACCTCACCGATGCGGTCGGCACAGACCGAGGCGCGCGGGATCATCATGGCCATGAAGGTGCCCATCATGACCGCCATGAGGATCTGGAGAAGGTAGGAGAGGAACGCGGTGAGCGAGCCCACCTGCATGCTGCCCTGGTCCACGCGCTGTCCGCCGAACCACAGCACCGCGGCCGTGGACAGGTGGAGGATCATGCCGATGGCTGGGAACATCAGCACGAAGAGGGCGCCGATCTTCAGCGAGACGTTCGTCAGATCCTGGTTGGCGACACCGAACCGGTCCTTCTCGAAGGGTTCACGCACGAAGGCCCGCACCACGCGGATGCCGATGATCTGCTCGCGCAGGACACCGTTGATGCGGTCGATCTTGCCCTGCATGCCGCGGAAGAGAGGCATGAGGCGGACGACCAGGTAGCCGACGACGGCCACCAGGATCGGAACGGAGACCCACACGAGCCAGGACAGGCTGATGTCCTCCTTCAGGGCCATGATGATGCCGCCGACGCACATGATCGGAGTGGACACCATGAAGTTCAGGCCCATCAGGACGACCATCTGGATCTGCTGGACATCGTTGGTCCCGCGCGTGATCAGGGTGGGGGCGCCGAACTTGTTGACGTCCTTGGCGGAGAAGCTGGTCACCTTGCGGAAGATGCCGCGGCGCAGATCGCGTCCGATCGCCATGGAGGCTTTCGAACCGAAGTAGACGCCGAAGATGGCGCAGATGACCTGGATGAAGGCCACCATCAGCATGACGCTGCCGGTGCGCCAGATGTAGTCGGTGTCGCCCTTGGAGACGCCCTCGTCGATGATCTGGGCGTTCAAGCTGGGAAGGTAGAGGGCCGCGATGGTGGAGCCCAATTGAAAGAGAAGCACGGCCAGGATCTGGCCGAGATAAGGCTTTGAGTAGCGCTTGATGAGCGTCAGGAGCATGGAATCCAGCCTAGTGAACAGGGTCTGACAAAAAAGGGGAAATGCAGCGAGATCATCCTTCAGGACGACGGTTTTCCGGGTCGGAACGGCAACAATCCGCCTGGAGGATACTCCTGCTCCGGCTCAGCGGAGGGGCCGGGGCCACCGACCGCTTCGGCCAGGAGGGATCGACGGAGCCCGAAGGCCTCTTGGTTGCGGGAGGCAACCGTATCATGGGAACTCACCCTGTGGACATGCCTTCAGGCTAAGCTCTCCCGCGCTTCCAGACCAGAGTTCCGAAGCGGTTCTTGCAGAAATGAACGGGCGCCTCGGGACGGGCTTAAACGCAGCAGCGCCCCGGTTTCCCGGGGCGCTGCTCGATGACGCGGCTTTCAGAGCATCGCGTCGGTCACGTCCTCACGCCGGAATCCCGACGGCGGACGGACAGTGGTCAGGCGTTGAAGCCCGCCGGACGGTGGTCCTTCTGGCCGAGAGCCTGCGCCGCGTAGCCGTTCGGAGCGCCGAAGCGGTCGCCTTCCAGGGCGGAATCGGCCATGAGCGTGACGAGTTCGTAGGCCACGTGGCTGCCCGACACACCGGTGATCTCCGCATGGTCGTACGCCGGAGCGATCTCGACGACGTCGGCGCCCACGAGGTTCATGCCGCGGAAGCCGCGGATGATCTCCAGGAGCTCGCGGCTCGTGATGCCGCCGGCCTCGGGCGTGCCGGTGCCCGGGGCGTGAGCCGGGTCCAGCACGTCGATGTCGATGGAGATGTAGAGCGGGCGGCGGCCGATGCGGTCACGGACCTTCTCCACCGTCTCGAGCACACCCTGGTAGTACACGTCGGCGGAGGTGACGATGCCGAAGCCGAAGCGGTGGTCGTCGTCGAGGTCCTTCTTGCCGTACAGCGGGCCACGGGTGCCGATGTGGCTGATCGCCTCGGTGTCCAGGATGCCTTCCTCGACCGCGCGGCGGAACGGGGTTCCGTGGGTGTACTCGGCGCCGAAGTAGGTGTCCCAGGTGTCCAGGTGAGCGTCGAAGTGCAGCATGGCGATCGGCTCGCCGGCGCGCTCGGCGGCGGCACGCAGGAGCGGCAGGGCGATGGTGTGGTCGCCACCCAGGGTGACGAGCTTGCTGCCGTCGGCCGTCAGGTCCAGCGCGTTCTGCTGGATGGTCTCGATGGCCTCGTTGATGTTGAAGGGGTTGACCGCCATGTCGCCGGCGTCGGCCACCTGGACGTTCTCGAACGGGCTGACGTCCCAGGCCGGGTTGTACGGGCGGAGCAGCCGGCTGGCCTCACGGACGTGGTTGGCGCCGAAGCGGGCGCCCGGACGGTAGGAGACACCCGTGTCGAAGGGAACGCCGA
This portion of the Arthrobacter woluwensis genome encodes:
- a CDS encoding ABC transporter ATP-binding protein encodes the protein MSGDSKFAGRGKRGKGGAVAEDTADAPAVAPDDDGIEEQEYQPTEADGGMFGDVPAKKAKNFWPSAKRLFGLLKPEAAGVWFVVVLVVISVVLNVIAPKVLGKAMDVIFAGVIGKPLPADVTKDQVVQGLRASGQNNFADMVSKMDLVPGQGIDFQQLSFLIASVLLMYFAANLFLWAQGYILNRIVMKVVRRLRDDTEAKLNRLPLNYFDTRQRGDILSRVTNDVDNVQQGLQQAFSQLVSSVLTVLGIAVMMFVVSWQLALIALIALPLSGIAAGVIGSRSQKLFAAQWKNTGDLNGQIEESFSGHDLVRIFGREQDMLERFDEKNESLNKAAFGAQFVSGMIFPVMQFISYLSYVGIAVVGGLRVAAGQMSLGDATAFIQYSREFSQPLGQIAGMANMLQSGVASAERVFEFLDADEQDEETATEHLPAKTDGHVEFQNVSFSYTPDKPLIEDLSFTAEPGHTVAIVGPTGAGKTTLVNLVMRFYELNSGRITLDGVDITHLSRAELRSKIGMVLQDAWLFGGTIYENIRYGNLDATEDQIMAAAKATFVDRFVRALPDGYDTVIDEEGNNVSAGEKQLITIARAFVSDPSLLILDEATSSVDTRTELLLQKAMAALRTDRTSFVIAHRLSTIRDADTILVMEDGRIVEQGNHAQLLASEGAYYRLYMSQFAGGIEEEEEPAAVGAGE
- a CDS encoding ABC transporter ATP-binding protein, which translates into the protein MLLTLIKRYSKPYLGQILAVLLFQLGSTIAALYLPSLNAQIIDEGVSKGDTDYIWRTGSVMLMVAFIQVICAIFGVYFGSKASMAIGRDLRRGIFRKVTSFSAKDVNKFGAPTLITRGTNDVQQIQMVVLMGLNFMVSTPIMCVGGIIMALKEDISLSWLVWVSVPILVAVVGYLVVRLMPLFRGMQGKIDRINGVLREQIIGIRVVRAFVREPFEKDRFGVANQDLTNVSLKIGALFVLMFPAIGMILHLSTAAVLWFGGQRVDQGSMQVGSLTAFLSYLLQILMAVMMGTFMAMMIPRASVCADRIGEVLDVEPSMKEPSDPKQPAELAGRVEFRDVTFAYPGAEEPVLSNISFTAEPGQTLAIIGSTGSGKTTLVSLLSRLYDAESGEVILDGVPVPELARQDITRRVSMVPQKPYLFSGTIGDNLRFGRTEADDEDLWGALRVAQGEDFVRAKSKGLDARIAQGGTNVSGGQRQRLCIARALVSRPKVYVFDDSFSALDVTTDARLRAALKKQTSDATVIIVAQRVSTITEADQILVLDNGRIVDRGTHQELLATSPTYQEIVESQLSAEEAA
- the speB gene encoding agmatinase → MEELRIEANGNLGPIDSSRIPRYAGAATFARLPRLDQVEKADVTVVGVPFDTGVSYRPGARFGANHVREASRLLRPYNPAWDVSPFENVQVADAGDMAVNPFNINEAIETIQQNALDLTADGSKLVTLGGDHTIALPLLRAAAERAGEPIAMLHFDAHLDTWDTYFGAEYTHGTPFRRAVEEGILDTEAISHIGTRGPLYGKKDLDDDHRFGFGIVTSADVYYQGVLETVEKVRDRIGRRPLYISIDIDVLDPAHAPGTGTPEAGGITSRELLEIIRGFRGMNLVGADVVEIAPAYDHAEITGVSGSHVAYELVTLMADSALEGDRFGAPNGYAAQALGQKDHRPAGFNA